Proteins from one Coffea arabica cultivar ET-39 chromosome 8c, Coffea Arabica ET-39 HiFi, whole genome shotgun sequence genomic window:
- the LOC113705505 gene encoding multiple C2 domain and transmembrane region protein 7, with protein sequence MTIGNLKLGVDVVSAQNLLPKDGQGSSSAFVELNFDGQRFHTTIKEKDLNPVWNESFYFNISDPSNLHNLNLDAYIYNNVRATHPRSFLGKVSISGTSFVPYSDAVILHYPLEKRGIFSRVRGELGLKVYVTDDPSIKSSIPFSAAEDKPVVNESTRNVLPNNIPTVKSETRHTFHHLPNPNHNQQQHQTPPPPAVPQQLTKHMADEMKAAEPEPPKLVRMYSASSAQPVDYALKETSPFLGGGRVVGGRVIRKDKTASCTYDLVEQMHFLFVRVVKARDLPAMDITGSLDPYVEVRIGNYKGTTKHIEKQQNPIWNVVFAFSRERMQASVLEVVVKDKDLVKDDYVGTVRFDLNEVPMRVPPDSPLAPEWYRLADKKGEKIKGELMLAVWIGTQADEAFPDAWHSDAATPIDSSAAAVAAIRSKVYHAPRLWYVRVNVVEAQDLVPTEKNRFPNVYVKAQVGHQVLKTKPIQARSFNPLWNEDLLFVAAEPFEDHLILTVEDRVAPGKDEILGRVIIQLAKVEKRADDCIVHSRWFDLEKPVAVDVDQLKKDKFSSRLHLRVCLDGGYHVLDESTHYSSDLRPTAKQLWKPSIGVLELGILNAVGLHPMKTRDGKGTSDTYCVAKYGHKWVRTRTIVDNLSPKYNEQYTWEVFDPATVLTVGVFDNSHVGDKSSNGSKDLKIGKVRIRISTLEAGRVYTHSYPLLVLHPSGVKKMGELHLAIRFSCTSFANMMYIYSRPLLPKMHYIRPVTVMQLDMLRHQAVTIVAARLGRAEPPLRKEVVEYMSDVDSHLWSMRRSKANFFRLMSVFSGLFAAGRWFGDICMWKNPVMTVLVHLLFLMLVSFPELILPTIFLYMFLIGIWNLRYRPRYPPHMNTKISQAEAVHPDELDEEFDPFPTSRSPDLVRIRYDRLRSVAGRIQTVVGDIATQGERFQSLLSWRDPRATAIFVTFCLIAALVMFVTPFQVIAALAGIYAMRHPRFRYRLPSVAINFFRRLPAKTDSML encoded by the coding sequence ATGACAATTGGCAACCTGAAGCTAGGTGTGGATGTTGTCAGTGCACAAAACCTTCTACCTAAAGATGGGCAAGGATCATCCAGTGCTTTTGTGGAACTCAATTTTGATGGTCAGAGGTTTCATACCACTATCAAGGAAAAAGATCTAAATCCAGTATGGAATGAGAGCTTCTACTTCAACATTTCAGATCCTTCTAATCTCCACAATCTTAATCTTGATGCCTACATCTACAACAATGTTAGAGCCACTCACCCCAGGTCTTTCCTTGGAAAGGTTAGCATCAGTGGGACTTCCTTTGTACCCTATTCAGATGCTGTCATTTTGCACTATCCTCTTGAAAAGCGTGGCATATTTTCTCGAGTACGAGGGGAACTTGGTCTTAAAGTTTATGTCACAGATGACCCATCGATAAAGTCATCCATCCCATTTAGTGCTGCTGAGGACAAACCTGTGGTGAATGAATCAACTAGAAATGTGCTGCCAAACAACATACCTACTGTCAAATCTGAGACAAGACACACATTTCATCATCTTCCCAATCCCAATCACAACCAACAGCAGCACCAaactcctcctcctcctgcaGTTCCTCAGCAACTTACAAAGCATATGGCTGATGAGATGAAGGCTGCTGAGCCAGAGCCTCCAAAGCTAGTTCGCATGTACTCGGCATCTTCAGCACAGCCTGTGGACTATGCACTAAAGGAAACTAGTCCGTTCCTTGGAGGTGGTCGAGTTGTTGGGGGTCGGGTTATACGTAAAGATAAAACTGCATCATGTACTTATGATCTTGTTGAGCAAATGCACTTCCTTTTTGTTAGAGTTGTTAAGGCTCGTGATCTTCCTGCAATGGATATTACTGGAAGTTTGGATCCATATGTGGAGGTGAGGATTGGAAACTACAAAGGAACCACAAAGCACATTGAGAAGCAACAAAATCCAATATGGAATGTGGTATTTGCCTTCTCAAGGGAGCGAATGCAAGCGTCAGTACTTGAAGTTGTTGTCAAGGACAAAGATCTTGTGAAAGATGATTATGTAGGAACTGTCAGATTTGACCTCAATGAGGTTCCAATGCGTGTTCCTCCAGATAGTCCTCTAGCTCCAGAGTGGTACAGGCTTGCAGACAAGAAGGGAGAGAAAATAAAAGGCGAGTTGATGCTTGCTGTCTGGATTGGCACTCAAGCAGATGAGGCTTTCCCTGATGCATGGCACTCTGATGCAGCAACTCCTATTGACAGCTCAGCAGCTGCTGTAGCTGCAATACGCTCCAAGGTCTATCATGCTCCCCGTTTGTGGTATGTGCGTGTTAATGTTGTTGAAGCACAGGACTTGGTTCCAACAGAGAAGAATCGCTTTCCTAACGTGTATGTGAAAGCGCAAGTAGGGCACCAGGTTTTGAAAACAAAACCTATTCAGGCTCGTTCTTTTAATCCCTTATGGAATGAAGATCTCTTGTTTGTGGCTGCTGAACCATTTGAAGATCATCTTATCCTTACAGTCGAGGATCGCGTGGCTCCAGGCAAAGATGAGATCCTTGGGAGGGTCATTATACAATTGGCCAAGGTGGAGAAGCGTGCTGATGACTGTATTGTGCATTCTCGCTGGTTTGACCTGGAAAAGCCAGTAGCTGTGGATGTTGATCAACttaaaaaagataagttttCTAGCAGGCTCCATCTTCGTGTCTGTCTAGATGGAGGCTATCATGTGCTTGACGAGTCCACGCATTATAGCAGTGATCTCCGTCCCACAGCAAAGCAGCTGTGGAAGCCATCAATTGGTGTTTTGGAACTTGGAATCCTTAATGCTGTGGGGCTTCATCCAATGAAGACACGAGATGGAAAAGGTACATCAGACACCTACTGTGTTGCAAAGTATGGTCATAAGTGGGTCCGAACTAGAACTATTGTTGACAACTTGAGTCCAAAGTACAATGAGCAGTACACATGGGAGGTGTTTGATCCAGCTACAGTTCTTACTGTGGGCGTCTTTGACAACAGCCATGTAGGTGATAAAAGTTCAAATGGTAGTAAGGACCTAAAGATTGGAAAGGTTCGAATCCGCATATCAACCCTTGAAGCTGGCCGAGTATATACACATTCTTACCCATTATTAGTTCTCCATCCTTCTGGTGTTAAGAAGATGGGCGAACTGCATCTGGCGATACGCTTTTCATGCACATCTTTTGCAAACATGATGTACATATACTCACGCCCACTGTTGCCGAAAATGCACTACATAAGGCCTGTCACTGTTATGCAGCTTGACATGCTGCGGCACCAAGCTGTGACTATAGTGGCGGCAAGGCTTGGTCGAGCGGAGCCCCCACTTAGAAAAGAGGTGGTAGAATACATGTCCGATGTGGACTCACACCTCTGGAGCATGCGCCGGAGCAAGGCCAATTTCTTCCGTCTCATGTCGGTCTTCTCAGGATTATTTGCTGCTGGGAGGTGGTTTGGTGACATCTGCATGTGGAAGAATCCAGTGATGACAGTGCTTGTTCATTTGCTTTTTCTTATGCTTGTATCCTTCCCAGAGCTGATTTTGCCAACAATATTCCTTTACATGTTTCTGATAGGAATATGGAATTTGCGCTACAGACCAAGGTATCCTCCACACATGAACACGAAGATATCTCAAGCTGAGGCTGTGCACCCTGATGAACTTGATGAAGAGTTTGACCCATTCCCGACCAGTCGAAGCCCAGACTTGGTAAGAATAAGGTATGATCGACTGAGAAGTGTGGCTGGTCGGATTCAGACTGTTGTTGGGGACATTGCAACTCAGGGGGAGCGTTTTCAATCACTGTTGAGTTGGAGAGACCCCCGTGCTACTGCAATCTTTGTTACATTCTGCCTTATAGCTGCATTGGTGATGTTTGTGACTCCTTTCCAGGTAATTGCAGCCCTGGCAGGCATATATGCAATGAGACATCCAAGATTTCGTTATCGATTGCCTTCGGTAGCTATCAACTTCTTCCGTCGGTTGCCGGCGAAGACGGATAGTATGTTGTAA
- the LOC113705506 gene encoding xyloglucan-specific galacturonosyltransferase 1-like, protein MAVISVGKKKSRASKKVQTEDFALFHSLAKILFRIPAALFLLILIFLWSTSTTFISGNILHVCLSSRKLNNLYCISAGTQPNFHIPIPLINGSSASITREENDARSLDDTNNVGSVVQENLVPTVNNSTNYGSNKSAPLIGSERKSDVHAVDGVIKNAISTVYKSSNKYLDEEVMTALNQVEDQLRIHRSWISFDQSHTNCDGRGVYVYELPPKFNKDILAQCGDIFPWANLCKYFSNDALGEPIQKLGKGWYHTHQYSLEPIFHSRVLKHPCRVYNENEAKLFYVPFYGGLDILRWNFKNVSDDVKDSLSSELIRWLETQKPWFQKSGKDHVFVLGKITWDFRRYDRESWGTRFLELDEMQNPIKLLIERQPWRINDIGIPHPTYFHPQTDDDIITWQLKLIRSRRGSLVSFAGAARSGAPKNIRSILIEQCTSASNGNCRFLNCGSGACDQPESLTELFMESEFCLQPPGDSATRKSVFDSLISGCIPVLFDPFTAYYQYAWHLPEDHEKYSVFIDEDAVRNRQVNIAERLEKIPIKEREDMRRYIVYDLLPGLLYGDSNSKLEKFQDAFSITMNNLIERVNRL, encoded by the exons ATGGCTGTCATTTCTGTGGGTAAGAAGAAATCTAGAGCATCCAAAAAAGTTCAGACTGAGGATTTTGCTTTATTTCATTCCTTGGCCAAAATTTTGTTCCGAATTCCTGCTGCTCTTTTTCTCTTAATCCTCATTTTCCTCTGGTCTACTTCCACCACCTTTATTTCAGGTAACATTCTTCATGTGTGTTTGTCATCTCGGAAGCTCAACAACCTCTATTGCATATCTGCTGGGACGCAGCCAAATTTCCATATTCCTATTCCACTCATCAACGGAAGTTCGGCATCCATCACCAGAGAAGAAAATGATGCTAGAAGCTTG GATGATACAAACAATGTTGGCAGTGTTGTGCAGGAAAACTTGGTTCCTACAGTCAACAACAGCACCAACTATGGTAGCAACAAATCAGCACCTCTCATTGGCAGTGAAAGAAAGAGTGATGTTCATGCCGTTGATGGTGTGATAAAGAATGCAATTTCTACAGTCTATAAGAGCAGTAACAAGTACCTGGATGAGGAAGTGATGACGGCCTTGAATCAAGTGGAGGACCAGCTTCGTATTCATCGATCATGGATATCTTTTGATCAGAGCCACACAAATTGTGATGGGAGGGGAGTGTATGTTTATGAACTTCCCCCCAAGTTCAACAAAGATATATTGGCTCAGTGTGGTGATATTTTTCCTTGGGCTAATCTCTGTAAATATTTCAGCAATGACGCCTTAGGTGAGCCGATACAGAAGCTTGGTAAAGGCTGGTATCACACTCACCAGTACTCACTGGAGCCAATCTTCCATTCAAGGGTTCTAAAGCATCCTTGTAGGGTATACAATGAAAATGAAGCCAAGCTATTTTACGTACCATTCTATGGTGGGCTTGACATCTTGCGATGGAATTTCAAGAATGTTTCAGATGATGTAAAAGACTCTTTATCCTCAGAACTGATAAGATGGCTTGAGACACAAAAGCCTTGGTTTCAGAAGTCAGGTAAAGATCACGTCTTTGTCTTAGGCAAAATCACCTGGGATTTCAGGAGATATGACAGAGAGTCATGGGGCACAAGGTTCTTGGAGCTTGATGAAATGCAGAATCCGATAAAGCTTCTGATTGAACGGCAGCCTTGGCGTATCAATGACATTGGCATCCCACATCCAACATACTTCCATCCCCAGACAGATGATGACATAATCACGTGGCAGCTGAAGCTAATCAGATCACGGCGAGGAAGCCTCGTGAGCTTTGCTGGGGCGGCAAGATCTGGTGCTCCAAAGAACATAAGATCCATCCTGATCGAGCAATGTACTTCAGCTAGCAATGGAAACTGCAGATTCCTAAACTGTGGTTCAGGTGCTTGTGATCAACCCGAGTCACTGACTGAGCTATTCATGGAATCTGAGTTCTGCTTACAACCTCCAGGTGACAGCGCAACAAGAAAATCAGTGTTTGATTCTCTTATATCAGGTTGCATTCCAGTACTCTTTGATCCCTTCACAGCTTACTATCAATATGCATGGCATTTACCAGAAGATCACGAGAAGTATTCAGTATTCATAGATGAAGATGCGGTGAGAAACAGGCAGGTCAATATTGCTGAAAGGCTAGAGAAGATTCCTATAAAGGAAAGAGAGGACATGAGAAGGTATATAGTCTATGACCTATTACCTGGACTCCTGTATGGAGATTCAAATTCAAAGCTTGAGAAATTTCAGGATGCTTTTTCGATAACAATGAATAATCTGATTGAAAGGGTGAACAGATTATAG
- the LOC113705212 gene encoding probable phospholipid hydroperoxide glutathione peroxidase, with product MYKLDLPLRTVLMFSFSTRLIRRSFCVSKQFSILSQTHLQSPHISSVPSISQPVAASFLNSWSCQSIKDPAFLNLRSDHTMATQSSAPQSVHDFTVKDARGNDVDLSQYKGKVLLIVNVASQCGLTNKNYTELTKLYEQYKDQGLEILAFPCNQFGSQEPGTNEEIQQFACTRFKAEYPIFDKVDVNGSNAAPLYKFLKSSKGGLFGDSIKWNFSKFLVDKEGHVVDRYAPTTSPLSIEEDVKKLLEKA from the exons ATGTATAAATTAGACCTACCCCTGCGCACAGTCCTCATGTTCTCTTTTTCAACTCGTCTTATCAGGAGATCATTTTGCGTGTCGAAGCAATTCTCGATTCTATCCCAAACCCATCTGCAGTCCCCGCATATTTCGTCTGTTCCTTCAATTTCTCAGCCTGTCGCAGCAAGTTTTTTGAATTCTTGGTCTTGTCAAAGCATAAAAGACCCAGCTTTTCTGAATTTGAGGTCAGATCATACGATGGCCACCCAGTCCAGCGCCCCTCAATCAGTCCATGACTTCACTGTAAAG GATGCCAGAGGGAATGATGTTGATCTTAGCCAATACAAGGGAAAGGTCCTTTTGATTGTCAATGTTGCATCTCAGTG CGGTCTGACCAACAAAAACTACACTGAGCTGACAAAGCTATATGAGCAGTACAAGGATCAAG GTCTGGAGATCCTTGCATTTCCTTGTAACCAGTTTGGCTCACAGGAGCCTGGAACTAATGAAGAGATTCAACAGTTTGCTTGCACCCGCTTTAAGGCTGAGTATCCCATATTTGACAAG GTGGACGTAAATGGTTCAAATGCTGCTCCTCTGTATAAGTTTTTGAAGTCAAGCAAAGGTGGACTTTTTGGGGATAGCATCAAATGGAACTTCTCAAAATTCCTCGTAGATAAAGAGGGGCATGTTGTTGATCGCTACGCTCCCACCACATCTCCCTTGAGCATAGAG GAGGACGTTAAGAAACTATTGGAAAAAGCTTAA
- the LOC113706341 gene encoding glutathione S-transferase T1-like, translating to MKLKVFADRGSQPSRAVLIFCKANGIEFEEVQIQLAKGEHKSPEYEAINPMKQVPAIEVDGKFRLFESHAILRFLATAFPGIAEHWYPADVFKRAQIDSALDWHHSTIRRGSVGVVLNTTLAPLFGQPLDPQAAAEAEKLLPASLAKIESFWLKGDGPFLLGNSEPSIADLRLVCEIMQLELVDEKLQKRILDPYEKVRKWVEDTKKAIQPHFDEIHAAVFQNKEMIKKALAGAGSGETKTG from the exons ATGAAGTTAAAAGTGTTTGCTGATCGCGGGTCTCAGCCATCACGGGCAGTTCTCATATTCTGCAA GGCTAATGGGATTGAATTTGAAGAAGTCCAAATCCAGCTGGCTAAAGGGGAGCACAAATCTCCCGAATACGAAG CAATCAATCCCATGAAGCAAGTCCCAGCAATTGAAGTTGATGGAAAATTCAGGCTCTTTGAGAG TCATGCTATTCTTCGATTTCTGGCAACTGCTTTTCCTGGAATTGCAGAACATTG GTATCCTGCAGACGTGTTCAAAAGAGCACAGATTGACTCAGCTTTAGATTGGCATCACTCCACCATACGACGGGGTTCAG TTGGTGTAGTCCTCAATACTACGCTTGCACCTTTATTTGGCCAGCCTTTGGATCCTCAAGCAGCAGCAGAAGCTGAAAAGCTCCTGCCAGCTTCTTTAGCAAAGATTGAATCCTTCTGGCTCAagggtgatggaccatttctgCTGGGAAACTCTGAACCTTCCATAGCAGACCTGAGGTTGGTCTGTGAAATTATGCAACTTGAG CTTGTGGATGAGAAGCTTCAGAAACGGATATTGGACCCATATGAGAAAGTTCGGAAATGGGTTGAAGATACAAAGAAGGCAATACAACCTCATTTTGATGAAATTCATGCTGCCGTCTTCCAGAACAAAGAGATGATAAAGAAGGCGCTGGCTGGTGCAGGCAGTGGTGAGACGAAAACCGGCTGA
- the LOC113705213 gene encoding probable glutathione peroxidase 8 gives MEGQSAKEPQSVFDFTIKDAKGNDVDLSIYKGRVLLIVNVASKCGMTNSNYIELNQLYQKYKELGLEILAFPCNQFGEEEPGSNDQILDFVCTRFQSEFPIFDKIEVNGEGAAPLYKFLKKGQWGILGDDVQWNFAKFLVDKNGQAIDRYYPTTSPLTIERDIKKLFGVL, from the exons ATGGAAGGCCAATCTGCGAAAGAGCCACAATCAGTCTTCGACTTCACTATCAAG GATGCTAAAGGAAATGATGTGGATCTGAGCATCTACAAGGGAAGGGTTCTACTAATTGTCAATGTTGCTTCAAAATG TGGGATGACCAATTCAAACTACATTGAGCTCAATCAACTGTATCAGAAATACAAGGAGCTCG GGCTGGAGATACTTGCATTTCCATGCAATCAGTTTGGTGAAGAAGAACCAGGAAGTAATGATCAGATCTTAGACTTCGTCTGTACCCGTTTCCAGTCAGAATTCCCAATCTTTGACAAA ATTGAAGTGAATGGTGAAGGTGCTGCTCCACTTTATAAGTTTCTGAAGAAAGGCCAGTGGGGGATATTAGGAGACGATGTTCAGTGGAATTTTGCAAAGTTCCTGGTGGATAAGAATGGGCAGGCTATAGATCGCTACTATCCCACAACGTCCCCACTAACTATCGAG CGAGATATAAAGAAGCTATTCGGTGTCCTGTAG